The proteins below come from a single Oerskovia jenensis genomic window:
- a CDS encoding motility protein A, whose product MDPATIIGILFAFGALVAMVLLEGAQITSILLPAPIILVFGASILVAVASGTVRDALQAIKALPRAFVSKPARPAAAIEEVVRAAEIVQNDGGLLALEAESQKTDDPFQRSALQSLADGADADQLRTLLEERIETKSREDAIAYDFYNAIGGYAPTIGIVGTVVSLTHVLENLSDPAELGHMIAAAFIATLWGILSANFIWLPIGAKLKRISDLEIQRLDVLLEGYMSIQAGSRARVIDERLKTMVPDWSLPPGKAA is encoded by the coding sequence ATGGATCCCGCAACCATCATCGGCATCCTGTTCGCGTTCGGTGCGCTCGTCGCGATGGTGCTCCTCGAGGGCGCACAGATCACGTCGATCCTGCTGCCCGCGCCGATCATCCTCGTCTTCGGCGCCAGCATCCTCGTCGCCGTGGCGTCGGGCACGGTGCGCGACGCGCTGCAGGCGATCAAGGCGCTGCCGAGGGCCTTCGTGAGCAAGCCCGCCCGTCCGGCCGCCGCGATCGAGGAAGTGGTGCGGGCGGCCGAGATCGTGCAGAACGACGGCGGCCTCCTGGCGCTCGAGGCGGAGTCCCAGAAGACCGACGACCCGTTCCAGCGCAGCGCGCTCCAGTCCTTGGCCGACGGCGCGGACGCCGACCAGCTCCGCACCCTGCTCGAGGAGAGGATCGAGACCAAGAGCCGAGAGGACGCGATCGCGTACGACTTCTACAACGCGATCGGCGGCTACGCCCCGACCATCGGCATCGTCGGGACCGTCGTGTCGCTCACGCACGTCCTGGAGAACCTGTCGGACCCGGCCGAGCTCGGCCACATGATCGCGGCGGCGTTCATCGCGACCCTGTGGGGCATCCTGTCCGCGAACTTCATCTGGCTGCCCATCGGCGCCAAGCTCAAGCGCATCTCCGACCTCGAGATCCAGCGGCTCGACGTCCTGCTCGAGGGGTACATGTCGATCCAGGCCGGTTCCCGTGCGCGCGTCATCGACGAACGCCTCAAGACCATGGTCCCCGACTGGTCGCTGCCGCCGGGCAAGGCCGCCTGA
- the fliN gene encoding flagellar motor switch protein FliN, producing the protein MSTATTADRTAVEAAAEAARALVELIPTSTPLSAAISGGAPVGPQAVTAVVASYVGDTGTDMALALIDESSLADASETPTLDMTDLLRPALEAAGATTGVGVLGDVRVADATELFEDEGAVVFELSVGGGPTAGWFVVRTRKTLRGLPDEAMTGSRLARISNVEMRLAVVVGHTRMPVREVLNLEPGAVVELDRSAGAPADVQLNGRTIAKGEVVVVDGGDYGVRITKILDADD; encoded by the coding sequence ATGAGTACCGCCACCACCGCCGACCGCACGGCCGTCGAGGCCGCGGCGGAGGCCGCCCGGGCGCTCGTCGAGCTCATCCCGACGAGCACCCCGCTCTCCGCCGCGATCTCGGGCGGGGCACCGGTCGGCCCGCAGGCAGTGACCGCCGTCGTCGCCTCGTACGTCGGGGACACGGGCACCGACATGGCGCTCGCGCTCATCGACGAGTCCTCGCTCGCCGACGCGTCCGAGACCCCGACGCTCGACATGACCGATCTCCTGCGCCCGGCGCTCGAGGCGGCCGGCGCCACGACCGGCGTCGGGGTGCTGGGCGACGTGCGCGTCGCCGACGCGACCGAGCTCTTCGAGGACGAGGGGGCCGTCGTCTTCGAGCTCTCCGTGGGGGGCGGGCCGACCGCAGGGTGGTTCGTCGTCCGCACGCGCAAGACCCTGCGCGGCCTGCCCGACGAGGCCATGACGGGCAGCAGGCTCGCGCGCATCTCCAACGTCGAGATGAGGCTCGCGGTCGTCGTCGGGCACACCCGCATGCCCGTGCGCGAGGTGCTCAACCTCGAGCCCGGTGCCGTCGTCGAGCTCGACCGCTCGGCCGGAGCGCCCGCCGACGTCCAGCTCAACGGCCGGACCATCGCCAAGGGGGAGGTCGTGGTCGTCGACGGCGGCGACTACGGCGTGCGGATCACCAAGATCCTCGACGCGGACGACTGA
- the fliP gene encoding flagellar type III secretion system pore protein FliP (The bacterial flagellar biogenesis protein FliP forms a type III secretion system (T3SS)-type pore required for flagellar assembly.) produces the protein MTVVAPARRVPRGAVTLAVALLLVALVLVATVLLAPSASAAPTDPTAPTAPVDPTAPDGGSSFSVEINGPNGEPSSSLVTLVGITLLSLAPTLLLMMTSFTKVFVVLSLTRNALGTGTVPPNMVLAGLALFLSMFIMWPVFGDINDAAVQPYLEGTTTFSQALDAGAAPLREFMLAHTREEDLALMTRAADLDNPATMADVPLTTLVPAFVISELRAAFIIGFVIFVPFLVIDLVVAAALMSMGMMMLPPTMISLPFKLLLFVLVDGWALITTSLIGSYGVG, from the coding sequence ATGACCGTCGTCGCCCCGGCCCGCCGGGTCCCGCGCGGTGCGGTGACCCTGGCCGTCGCGCTGCTGCTCGTCGCGCTCGTCCTCGTCGCGACCGTGCTGCTCGCGCCGTCCGCGAGCGCGGCCCCGACCGACCCCACGGCACCCACGGCCCCGGTCGACCCGACCGCCCCCGACGGTGGCAGCAGCTTCTCGGTCGAGATCAACGGACCGAACGGTGAGCCGTCGTCGTCGCTCGTGACGCTCGTGGGCATCACGCTGCTGTCGCTCGCACCGACGCTGCTGCTCATGATGACGTCGTTCACGAAGGTCTTCGTGGTGCTGTCCCTGACGCGCAACGCGCTCGGCACGGGGACCGTCCCGCCCAACATGGTCCTCGCGGGGCTCGCCCTGTTCCTGTCGATGTTCATCATGTGGCCCGTGTTCGGCGACATCAACGACGCGGCCGTCCAGCCCTACCTCGAGGGCACCACGACGTTCAGCCAGGCGCTCGACGCGGGCGCGGCCCCGCTGCGCGAGTTCATGCTCGCCCACACGCGCGAGGAGGACCTCGCGCTCATGACGCGCGCGGCCGACCTCGACAACCCGGCCACCATGGCCGACGTCCCGCTGACCACGCTCGTCCCGGCGTTCGTCATCTCCGAGCTGCGCGCCGCGTTCATCATCGGCTTCGTGATCTTCGTGCCGTTCCTCGTGATCGACCTGGTCGTGGCCGCGGCGCTCATGAGCATGGGCATGATGATGCTCCCGCCCACCATGATCTCGCTGCCGTTCAAGCTCCTGCTGTTCGTCCTGGTCGACGGGTGGGCGCTCATCACGACCTCGCTCATCGGCTCCTACGGGGTGGGGTGA
- a CDS encoding flagellar biosynthesis protein FlhA codes for MKNRSLAAIAVPLGVVGIVLLLVVPIPAGMLDVLIIVNILLSLVILLTSMFVTKPLDFSVFPSLLLVATLFRLGLNVASTRLVLGNGYAGEVISAFGHVVVNGNLVIGMVVFLILVVIQFLVITKGAERVAEVGARFTLDAMPGKQMAIDADLNAGLISETDARARRAEVSAEADFYGAMDGASKFVKGDAIAGVVITIINLVGGIIIGVAMHGMPIGESVDTYSILTIGDGLVTQVPALLMAVATGMIVTRSNSGEGDVGSQASSQLVQSRQAVAIAGVASFAMAFIEGMPKLPFIVLGIGLLVAAQQIKARQERVEVARAAAEQLEKGAAASSDGTENLIEQMRVHALEILLAPDLVDLVTGAHDDLLGRVRALRRKIAMDLGVVVPPVRTRDSIELVASTYAVRIAGVEAGRGQAPAGKVLALGDNLASLPGQATVDPVFGMEGKWVPVEMRHSAEMAGATVVDRVSVLVTHLSAIISANAARLLSREDVRVLTDEVKRTNPSAVDELTPTLLSLAEVQRVLQGLLEERVAINDLPRIYEALALAARRSTDAEHLVESARAALGPAIPARYTVDGTIRVLTIAPVLEQAMLAGRQPGGEHGTVIVVDPARLDAFRTSVADVVEAARGAGHDVVLVCAPSLRPAVRRLVATQVADVAVLSYTEVTSGNALIETVGVVNDAPAIAARG; via the coding sequence GTGAAGAACCGCTCCCTCGCCGCGATCGCCGTACCTCTCGGCGTCGTCGGCATCGTGCTGCTGCTCGTCGTGCCCATCCCGGCAGGGATGCTCGACGTGCTGATCATCGTCAACATCCTGCTCTCGCTCGTGATCCTGCTGACGTCGATGTTCGTCACCAAGCCGCTCGACTTCTCGGTCTTCCCGTCGCTGCTGCTGGTCGCGACGCTGTTCCGCCTGGGCCTCAACGTCGCCTCGACCCGCCTCGTGCTGGGCAACGGGTACGCGGGCGAGGTCATCAGCGCGTTCGGCCACGTCGTGGTCAACGGCAACCTGGTCATCGGGATGGTCGTGTTCCTCATCCTGGTGGTCATCCAGTTCCTCGTGATCACCAAGGGTGCCGAGCGCGTCGCGGAGGTCGGGGCGCGATTCACGCTCGACGCGATGCCCGGCAAGCAGATGGCGATCGACGCCGACCTCAACGCGGGCCTCATCTCCGAGACGGACGCCCGCGCGCGGCGTGCCGAGGTCTCGGCCGAGGCCGACTTCTACGGCGCGATGGACGGCGCCTCGAAGTTCGTCAAGGGCGACGCGATCGCGGGGGTGGTCATCACGATCATCAACCTGGTCGGCGGGATCATCATCGGCGTCGCCATGCACGGCATGCCGATCGGCGAGTCGGTCGACACGTACTCGATCCTGACGATCGGCGACGGCCTCGTGACCCAGGTCCCGGCGCTGCTCATGGCCGTGGCCACGGGCATGATCGTGACCCGCTCGAACTCGGGCGAGGGCGACGTCGGGTCGCAGGCGTCGAGCCAGCTCGTCCAGTCGCGCCAGGCCGTGGCGATCGCAGGCGTCGCGTCGTTCGCGATGGCGTTCATCGAGGGCATGCCCAAGCTGCCGTTCATCGTGCTCGGGATCGGGCTCCTCGTCGCGGCACAGCAGATCAAGGCGCGTCAGGAGCGGGTCGAGGTCGCGCGGGCCGCAGCCGAACAGCTCGAGAAGGGCGCGGCAGCGTCGTCGGACGGCACCGAGAACCTCATCGAGCAGATGCGCGTGCACGCCCTGGAGATCCTGCTGGCACCCGACCTGGTCGACCTCGTCACGGGAGCGCACGACGACCTCCTGGGGCGCGTGCGCGCCCTGCGGCGCAAGATCGCGATGGACCTGGGGGTCGTCGTGCCGCCCGTGCGCACGCGCGACTCGATCGAGCTCGTCGCGTCGACCTACGCCGTACGCATCGCGGGGGTCGAGGCGGGCCGCGGGCAGGCGCCCGCGGGCAAGGTCCTCGCGCTGGGCGACAACCTCGCGTCGCTGCCCGGGCAGGCCACCGTCGACCCGGTGTTCGGCATGGAGGGCAAGTGGGTGCCCGTCGAGATGCGTCACAGCGCCGAGATGGCGGGCGCCACGGTCGTGGACCGCGTCTCGGTGCTCGTGACCCACCTGTCCGCGATCATCTCCGCCAACGCAGCGCGGCTGCTCTCGCGCGAGGACGTGCGCGTGCTCACCGACGAGGTCAAGCGCACCAACCCTTCGGCGGTCGACGAGCTCACACCGACCCTGCTGTCCCTCGCCGAGGTCCAGCGGGTGCTCCAGGGACTGCTCGAGGAGCGCGTCGCGATCAACGACCTGCCGCGCATCTACGAGGCGCTCGCGCTCGCGGCCAGGCGTTCCACCGACGCCGAGCACCTCGTCGAGTCGGCACGCGCCGCGCTGGGCCCCGCGATCCCCGCGCGCTACACGGTCGACGGCACGATCCGGGTCCTGACGATCGCCCCCGTGCTCGAGCAGGCCATGCTCGCGGGCCGGCAGCCGGGTGGCGAGCACGGCACCGTGATCGTCGTGGACCCGGCCAGGCTCGACGCGTTCCGCACCTCGGTCGCGGACGTCGTCGAGGCCGCCCGCGGCGCGGGCCACGACGTGGTCCTGGTGTGCGCACCGTCCTTGCGTCCGGCCGTTCGTCGCCTGGTGGCGACCCAGGTGGCCGACGTGGCGGTGCTCTCGTACACCGAGGTCACCTCGGGCAACGCCCTCATCGAGACGGTCGGGGTGGTGAACGATGCCCCGGCGATTGCGGCTCGCGGGTGA
- a CDS encoding flagellar biosynthetic protein FliR has translation MTFDIDQAWLQATLLAGVRLAAFMMLAPPFSHQAIPRQVRAILAVSLGLVVSGRVAPTYEAVGTGTFFAHLIAEATTGAMLGALVMIVFSAVTAAGSHLDLFGGFSIGMAFDPQTNVSGSQFTRLFALAAVVLMFTSDAYQLVILGLARSYDVVPVGAFAEVPAESFIDALTGSFVAGLQIAGPIVVVLFLADVGLGLVTRVAPALNAFALGFPLKIFLTLSLVGTVLIALPHALSALTEQALKLMGGVG, from the coding sequence GTGACGTTCGACATCGACCAGGCGTGGCTCCAGGCGACCCTGCTCGCCGGGGTCCGCCTGGCCGCGTTCATGATGCTCGCGCCGCCGTTCTCCCACCAGGCCATCCCGCGCCAGGTCCGCGCCATCCTCGCGGTGTCCCTGGGCCTCGTGGTCTCGGGCCGGGTCGCCCCGACCTACGAGGCCGTGGGCACGGGCACGTTCTTCGCCCACCTGATCGCGGAGGCCACGACGGGGGCCATGCTGGGCGCGCTCGTCATGATCGTCTTCTCGGCCGTGACCGCGGCCGGCTCGCACCTCGACCTGTTCGGGGGCTTCTCGATCGGTATGGCCTTCGACCCGCAGACCAACGTGAGCGGCTCGCAGTTCACGCGCCTGTTCGCCCTGGCCGCGGTCGTCCTGATGTTCACCTCGGACGCCTACCAGCTCGTGATCCTCGGCCTCGCACGCTCGTACGACGTCGTGCCCGTGGGGGCGTTCGCGGAGGTGCCCGCGGAGTCCTTCATCGACGCGCTCACGGGTTCGTTCGTCGCGGGGCTCCAGATCGCCGGGCCCATCGTCGTGGTCCTCTTCCTGGCCGACGTCGGCCTCGGTCTCGTGACCCGGGTCGCGCCCGCCCTCAACGCGTTCGCGCTCGGGTTCCCGCTCAAGATCTTCCTGACCCTCTCGCTCGTCGGGACCGTCCTCATCGCACTGCCCCACGCCCTGTCCGCACTGACCGAGCAGGCCCTGAAGCTGATGGGAGGCGTGGGCTGA
- a CDS encoding FliO/MopB family protein — translation MDVTTVLRVAFSLAVVMGLLWLSYRVADRSRRTAPGGRGAQLTVVARQGLSQKSAAVLLDSGGTRYLLGVTESSVTVIDQGPAPVTTAAVVPASPKHAVRDVAGARTGPFNVVKSTTGQQSVADPLGGAEVAPAAGVVQAAAVGQVDADGPAERVRRADPAGPGPTFDEAVLAAQVWLDEAPVPRAAAPTLVTTTTGGPAGTAGMVPAVPAFARVAAPSGVGSDVLDPTTVRSLLAVDTWRQAARAVWGPRR, via the coding sequence GTGGACGTCACCACCGTGCTGCGGGTCGCCTTCTCGTTGGCGGTCGTCATGGGGCTGCTGTGGCTGTCGTACCGGGTCGCCGACCGGAGCAGGCGTACGGCTCCCGGGGGTCGTGGCGCGCAGCTCACCGTCGTCGCCCGCCAGGGACTGAGCCAGAAGAGTGCCGCGGTGCTGCTCGACTCGGGCGGTACCCGGTACCTGCTGGGGGTCACCGAGTCGTCGGTCACGGTGATCGACCAGGGGCCTGCCCCCGTGACCACCGCAGCGGTCGTCCCCGCGAGCCCCAAGCACGCCGTGCGCGACGTCGCGGGGGCGCGCACCGGACCGTTCAACGTGGTGAAGTCGACGACCGGGCAGCAGTCCGTGGCCGACCCGCTCGGTGGAGCCGAGGTCGCTCCCGCGGCAGGGGTGGTCCAGGCCGCCGCCGTCGGCCAGGTCGACGCCGACGGCCCGGCAGAACGGGTCCGGCGTGCCGATCCTGCCGGGCCGGGACCGACCTTCGACGAGGCCGTCCTGGCCGCGCAGGTCTGGCTCGACGAGGCGCCCGTCCCGCGGGCCGCCGCCCCGACGCTGGTCACCACCACGACCGGCGGCCCGGCCGGCACGGCCGGCATGGTGCCCGCTGTGCCCGCGTTCGCGAGGGTCGCTGCGCCGTCGGGCGTGGGCTCGGACGTGCTCGACCCGACCACGGTGCGCTCGCTCCTGGCTGTCGACACCTGGCGACAGGCCGCCCGCGCGGTGTGGGGGCCCCGGCGATGA
- a CDS encoding flagellar motor switch protein FliM translates to MSTTTPVRVQGPAERRKVEVYDFRRPTTLVREHHRILEMAFESFARQWGTQLTARVRVVSQVSLAAVTMRTYDDYVADLPVTTAVVVCEIDGINPRAVLQFPHTDALTWIAHMLGAGPYIPAIDRKFTDVERALVTSLVTETLRDLRHSMGRLLETPLKIGSIQHNSQFVQAAPTAELMIVAEFNLRVGDGPCTATLALPAIALLPHLGEANPADDPADAAARTRRHLARSLVDVTVELSSAVMTPVEVVDLAVGDVIRLPHNRSRPLDVIVDGHVLARGAVGSSGSRLACRIVTTEEN, encoded by the coding sequence GTGAGCACGACGACACCCGTCAGGGTCCAGGGTCCCGCCGAACGGCGCAAGGTCGAGGTCTACGACTTCCGTCGTCCGACGACGCTCGTGCGTGAGCACCACCGCATCCTCGAGATGGCGTTCGAGAGCTTCGCGCGCCAGTGGGGCACGCAGCTCACGGCGCGCGTGCGGGTCGTCTCGCAGGTGAGCCTGGCCGCGGTGACCATGCGCACGTACGACGACTACGTCGCCGACCTGCCGGTCACGACCGCGGTCGTCGTGTGCGAGATCGACGGCATCAACCCGCGCGCCGTGCTGCAGTTCCCGCACACCGACGCCCTGACGTGGATCGCGCACATGCTCGGCGCCGGCCCCTACATCCCGGCGATCGACCGCAAGTTCACCGACGTCGAGCGCGCGCTCGTGACCTCGCTCGTCACCGAGACCCTGCGCGACCTGCGGCACTCGATGGGCCGGCTCCTGGAGACCCCGCTGAAGATCGGCTCGATCCAGCACAACTCGCAGTTCGTGCAGGCCGCGCCGACCGCCGAGCTCATGATCGTGGCGGAGTTCAACCTGCGCGTCGGGGACGGTCCGTGCACGGCGACCCTGGCCCTGCCCGCGATCGCACTGCTGCCTCATCTGGGCGAGGCGAACCCGGCCGACGACCCCGCCGACGCCGCCGCCCGCACCAGGCGGCACCTCGCCCGGTCCCTGGTCGACGTCACGGTCGAGCTGTCGAGCGCGGTCATGACTCCCGTCGAGGTCGTCGACCTCGCCGTCGGCGACGTCATCCGCCTGCCGCACAACCGCTCCCGCCCGCTCGACGTCATCGTCGACGGCCACGTCCTGGCACGCGGTGCGGTCGGCTCGTCCGGCTCGCGCCTCGCCTGCCGCATCGTCACCACCGAGGAGAACTGA
- a CDS encoding OmpA/MotB family protein has protein sequence MDMVTVIMCLFIVLFAISSVDQDKYQELKSSLAAGFGTIEDADVVEAVIDNPATEPPDDVETDLEKAMAEVTDLTALRDAMARSLDASGKTETVRFEIDERGLTVRLVSADTFFSPGSADLTDEARTVLQIVGPVLAPTPYEIQVEGNADYKATVGSRYPTNWELSSSRATAVLRHLVEQSSLTEHRIAAVGFGSARPLAAGTEPDALAANRRVDIMVLSAQPEAVRALIPEVLGGTLTAADVPAAEEAQRAALASAAEAARAAAEQD, from the coding sequence ATGGACATGGTCACCGTCATCATGTGCCTGTTCATCGTGCTGTTCGCGATCAGCTCGGTCGACCAGGACAAGTACCAGGAGCTCAAGTCCTCCCTCGCGGCGGGATTCGGCACGATCGAGGACGCGGACGTCGTGGAGGCGGTCATCGACAACCCGGCCACCGAGCCCCCCGACGACGTCGAGACCGACCTCGAGAAGGCCATGGCGGAGGTCACGGACCTGACCGCGCTCCGCGACGCGATGGCCAGGAGCCTCGACGCCTCCGGCAAGACCGAGACGGTACGGTTCGAGATCGACGAGCGCGGCCTGACCGTCCGCCTGGTGTCCGCCGACACGTTCTTCTCTCCCGGCAGCGCCGACCTCACGGACGAGGCACGAACCGTCCTGCAGATCGTGGGCCCCGTGCTCGCCCCGACGCCCTACGAGATCCAGGTCGAGGGCAACGCCGACTACAAGGCGACGGTGGGCTCGCGGTACCCGACGAACTGGGAGCTGTCCTCCTCCCGTGCCACCGCGGTCCTGCGCCACCTCGTCGAGCAGAGCAGCCTCACCGAGCATCGCATCGCGGCCGTGGGCTTCGGGTCCGCCCGCCCGCTCGCGGCGGGGACCGAGCCCGACGCGCTCGCCGCCAACCGTCGCGTCGACATCATGGTCCTCTCGGCCCAGCCCGAGGCCGTCCGCGCGCTCATCCCCGAGGTCCTCGGCGGCACGCTCACCGCAGCGGACGTCCCGGCCGCGGAGGAGGCGCAGCGCGCGGCCCTGGCGAGCGCGGCCGAGGCAGCACGGGCGGCGGCCGAGCAGGACTGA
- the csrA gene encoding carbon storage regulator CsrA yields the protein MNVRRTSMLVLGRKVGERILVGEDIVLTVVSAGRDGVRIGIEAPRDVRIHRAEIVDQVAEGNRAAVAGDGSADEVRALLALRPAS from the coding sequence GTGAACGTCAGGAGGACGTCGATGCTGGTGCTGGGGCGCAAGGTGGGCGAGCGGATACTCGTCGGCGAGGACATCGTCCTGACGGTGGTCTCCGCAGGACGTGACGGTGTGCGGATCGGGATCGAGGCTCCCCGGGACGTGCGCATCCACCGCGCGGAGATCGTCGACCAGGTGGCCGAGGGCAACCGTGCCGCGGTCGCGGGCGACGGGAGCGCCGACGAGGTGCGCGCCCTGCTCGCGCTGCGCCCGGCCTCCTGA
- a CDS encoding EscU/YscU/HrcU family type III secretion system export apparatus switch protein, producing MADTSEERTEQASERKMKEVHEKGQLGRSQDLTAWVGIAVAGALLPLTLSRAAGAATEQVLSIRTVIDNPEPAVAVVLLQEALGSILPTIGVLLGAVALAAIIGSVVQGGLHLKKFRGEFQQFNPVSGFKRILGPQALWNGVKALLKTTVVGVVLYVVIQSLMPVLLSAGGLPVASLLEAAGSGVRALLLWATAAGISLALLDVLVVAKRNRKKTRMTKKELKDEHKNSDGDPMVKSQRRSMARSLSRNRMLAAVADADVVIVNPTHVAVAIRYEAGKSAPRVVAKGADHLAARIREKAEEARVPMVRDVQLARALHKVCDVGQEVPVELYMAVARVLAFVMALTRRGAAVSSVPHRLGRPAIAPGEWPPDDDPAHAGDPPATARPDGAAGARSAAGGPPPGARDDVGPGRTA from the coding sequence ATGGCGGACACGTCCGAGGAGAGGACCGAGCAGGCCTCCGAGCGCAAGATGAAGGAGGTCCACGAGAAGGGCCAGCTCGGCCGGTCGCAGGACCTCACGGCCTGGGTCGGCATCGCGGTCGCAGGGGCCCTGCTGCCCCTGACGCTCAGCAGGGCGGCCGGGGCGGCGACCGAGCAGGTCCTGTCGATCCGCACCGTGATCGACAACCCCGAGCCGGCCGTGGCCGTGGTGCTGCTGCAGGAGGCGCTCGGCTCGATCCTGCCCACGATCGGGGTGCTGCTCGGGGCGGTCGCGCTCGCGGCGATCATCGGCTCGGTCGTGCAGGGCGGCCTGCATCTGAAGAAGTTCCGCGGCGAGTTCCAGCAGTTCAACCCGGTCAGCGGGTTCAAGCGGATCCTCGGGCCGCAGGCGCTGTGGAACGGCGTCAAGGCCCTGCTCAAGACCACCGTCGTCGGGGTCGTGCTCTACGTCGTGATCCAGTCGCTCATGCCCGTCCTGCTGTCCGCGGGCGGGCTGCCCGTGGCGTCGCTGCTCGAGGCCGCGGGGTCGGGTGTGCGGGCGCTGCTGCTGTGGGCGACCGCGGCGGGGATCTCGCTCGCGCTGCTCGACGTGCTCGTCGTCGCCAAGCGCAACCGCAAGAAGACCCGCATGACGAAGAAGGAGCTCAAGGACGAGCACAAGAACAGCGACGGCGACCCCATGGTGAAGTCGCAGCGCCGGTCGATGGCCCGCTCGCTGTCGCGCAACCGGATGCTCGCCGCCGTGGCGGACGCCGACGTCGTCATCGTCAACCCCACGCACGTCGCGGTCGCGATCCGCTACGAGGCGGGCAAGTCCGCGCCCCGTGTCGTCGCCAAGGGTGCGGACCACCTGGCGGCGCGCATCCGCGAGAAGGCCGAGGAGGCGCGCGTGCCCATGGTCCGCGACGTCCAGCTCGCCCGCGCGCTCCACAAGGTGTGCGACGTCGGGCAGGAGGTGCCGGTCGAGCTGTACATGGCCGTCGCGCGCGTGCTCGCGTTCGTCATGGCCCTGACCCGCCGCGGTGCCGCGGTCTCCTCGGTGCCGCACCGGCTGGGTCGTCCGGCGATCGCGCCGGGGGAGTGGCCGCCCGACGACGACCCCGCGCACGCGGGCGACCCTCCGGCGACCGCACGGCCGGACGGCGCGGCCGGTGCGAGGAGCGCGGCCGGTGGACCGCCCCCCGGCGCGCGCGACGACGTCGGGCCCGGGCGTACGGCGTGA
- a CDS encoding flagellar biosynthetic protein FliQ produces the protein METSAVLDIATQAMILAAKLAAPVLITSLVVGFSISLVQSVTQIQEVTLSFVPKAAAVAVALIVCGNWMIGELVSFTHAMFDLIPSLLGGG, from the coding sequence ATGGAGACCTCGGCCGTCCTGGACATCGCCACGCAGGCGATGATCCTTGCCGCGAAGCTCGCGGCCCCCGTGCTCATCACCTCGCTCGTCGTGGGGTTCTCGATCTCGCTCGTGCAGTCCGTGACCCAGATCCAGGAGGTCACGCTCTCGTTCGTGCCCAAGGCGGCCGCGGTCGCGGTCGCGCTCATCGTGTGCGGCAACTGGATGATCGGTGAGCTCGTCTCGTTCACGCACGCGATGTTCGACCTCATCCCGTCGCTGCTGGGCGGCGGCTGA
- a CDS encoding flagellar FlbD family protein: MIVLTRFSSERIAINADLVARVETNPDTRVTLIDGSRYIVTESMEDVIRLVEDHKARVLLLAQSMSITGERTPLGIVPTRTETEADDRAPVAVTPLPAPRK; the protein is encoded by the coding sequence GTGATCGTCCTCACGCGCTTCAGCTCCGAGCGCATCGCGATCAACGCGGACCTCGTGGCCCGTGTCGAGACCAACCCGGACACCCGGGTCACGCTGATCGACGGTTCTCGATACATCGTCACCGAGTCGATGGAGGACGTGATCCGACTGGTCGAGGACCACAAGGCTCGCGTCCTCCTGCTCGCGCAGTCCATGTCCATCACCGGTGAACGGACGCCGCTCGGCATCGTGCCGACCCGGACCGAGACGGAGGCCGACGACCGCGCCCCGGTCGCCGTGACCCCGCTCCCCGCCCCGAGGAAGTAG